The following is a genomic window from Branchiostoma lanceolatum isolate klBraLanc5 chromosome 10, klBraLanc5.hap2, whole genome shotgun sequence.
GAAAGTCAGCGTCGCCGGCACCCATCTCACGGACTATCTTATAACCTTGTTGGAGAAGAAAGGACACTCTTTCAAGTCCCCAGGTGAGCAGAGCACAGTTAATAACAACTTAATGAGGATAAGTCGCTAATAGTAAAGATTTTGCTGtcaatttttgaaaagaaagttgCAATTCTAGCACAGAAAAGAAGGGAATCTTACATTCATTAAACAAGTAGGGCCCGGTAAAACGTAGTCTACCAACAATTGCTACCTCTTTCCATCAAGCTAGATGCAGCCCTTGGATTCCGTAactgttgatttgataatttcCTATCGCCCCTTAGCAGTAGACTTAACATAGCAACCGGAAGTAGTTGTTCAAATGTAAGCAAATCAGCCCCAAGGACAGACACCGGGAGATTGATGGGAAGATTAAAGAAGAGAAGTTGTAATTCTAGcaaaaaagagaaagaagattaaaaaaatcatttagggCTGGCAAACTTTTAACAACCATTACTACATATTTCCATCAAGCTGTCCCTGGACTTCCCCACTGTTGCTCTGAATTATATCCCTCCGCCCCTTAGCATTAGACTTAATGTAACGTAGTAACTGGAAGTAGTTGTGCAAATGTaagcaaatcagcaccaaggacagataccgTCATCGCTTGAGCTAAATAAAACGCATTGTTACAATATACCGGTTCCTTCCAGTTGAGCGGGAGATTGCTGGGAGGATTAAAGAAGAGATGTGTTACGTCGCCATGGATGTACAACAGGAAATGGAGGCTGCTCCCACTAACTGGCTCTTACCACAGAAGTACGTCCTCCCCAACGGAGACACCATCAAAGTTGATCACGAGAGATACCAGGTTCCCGAACCGCTATTCCATCCGCCTATTTTAGGTACGTACGTTTTAGGTACCCTGTATTCTGTTGAAGCGTACATACTTTACTGCTGacacattttttattcatttttattatgATGACGTAGTGGTGACGCACTTAAGTTGACAAACTTTTATTAGCCCGACCACTTAACGTACATACTGTACACAagacatgaaaatgaaaagataagaatacaaaattgtaacaaaagattATTCACTAACTTATAAcgaactagactggccgtcatttgctttaagagcaaattcaggatgtttcgcccatactcctcatgcaagaagtgggctgtcccaaaataactcctgggcaaatccaagtttctgcataatttatgcaaatgaggtcctcatgagcataagttatgtccaggtgctttcacctttcctacatgtacctacatgttcaagatgacatccacagcttttacagtaaggggaatacaacatcatgcataaattatgcaagtgaggtcctcattagcatatgtcatggccaggcgtgtgcacctttcctaaagctacctctacatctcaaatatgacatctgcagcttgtacggtaagggaaatacaagtttctgcataaattatgcaaatgaggtcctcattagcataatttttggccaggtgcattcacctttcttaatggtacctacatcttaaagatgacatccgcagctgtcacggtaagggaaatacaagtttatgcatgaattatgcaaatgaggtcctcattagcataattcatggccaggtgtgatcacctttgctaacggtacgtacatgtcaaatctgacatctgcagcttttccggtaagggaattacaagtttaagcataaatcatgcaaatgaggtcctcattagcataatttatggccaggtgtgttcgcctttcctaaaggtacctacatctcaaagatgacatccgcagcttttcggcaagggacatacaacttcatgcatcgattatgcaaatttggtcctcattagcataatttattgcctGGTGTGTtagcctttcctaaaggtacctacatctcaaagatgacatccgcagcatttacggtaagggacatacaactttatgcatacattatgcgaattaggtcctcattagcataagtaattgtcaggtgtagtcacctttcctataggtacctacataaggtacatataactttctgaaataccattagtagaggtaccccctgacatctgctttgttttaagtcccagacagggaaagtgtaggagggcttatgttacagtatgacctagttcttgctggccccgacagaaaataaccaaaaattgcatcaaaaaattgcaaaataaatcattttgaagtagtgtatgccaaaaaaaataatggggtcctttgggtaaatatccaatgcacaactaaaccaaatttcaggtcctcaggtttcaacaccacggcactggaggccatcatgtgcgacttttgtctgaaaatgaccaaaaaacctccataaaatcattttaaaaacttatatcaaaaaaatcaaaaaagggtctaggggtatacacgtactctacctgcataccaaatttcagctaatttggtcgacggacgaccgagaagaagcgatttgaaggtttgacaggagaagaagaaggagaagaagaagaagaaaccttacaaaaacaatatgtttccttggcgaaacataaatatGATGAAGTAATGAATATGCTGAAAACAAATGATACGGTATGACAACAAAAATTATTAACATATTTCCAAAAttacttttaaaatctttaaatttgGGTAAAGTTTTGATAATTATCTGCGTTTATAAATGTCACTGGTACCGTTTAGATTTATAATTTTatcacatgtttttttttcttcaagataTCATGGATGAGGGTCTCCCAGAGGCTGTAGTGACGTGTGCAAAGCGCTGTGACGTAGACATCCGGGACACTTTCTATAAGAACGTAGTGCTGACGGGGGGAGGGTCGCAGTTCCCTGGCATGGCGGCAAGGATGCAGGTAGGATGGTGACATGGATGTGATACCAAACAACACGCAAAAAACGTCCTCTCATATCGTTTGTCTGTTGTCAtcgatgaagatgatgaaaatttgacaaaacgTTCTTTTCCCAATACACATGATTCAGAAGATTTGCCCCAATCAACGACATTATATAGATCTTGCCCCCAATTTATCAAATTCGTCAATCGCAAGTTACTGACGCATACATTCAACTTATTTTCAATGTCTGGGGTCTACAACCCCTAACGCATTTACAGAGGTATATGATCCGATTTTTATCCGAAAGTGTATCATAGAATTGATactgtttgaaaatttacgaATCTTAATACAATAAGTATCTAGGGGATGACATTAACTCAATTTTTCGGCTAGCTTAGAACTTTAATTCCGTCATTTCTCTTGGATATTTCATTTACCAATCATAAGGACattattcttgagttatttcgGTCACGTAGCCTCTTTCATACATGCGGTATTATCTAATCATCCCTTCCCAAAGAAATGTAGAAATAGTAGACCAGGTAaaggtaaacattctgcatttacttgcaaatgttatgtttctagttaacgttacattttataGTTATACAAACTGAACATGTCCATTTCTTTTCAGAGCGAGCTGGAAGCCATTACACCATCGAACACCAAGATCCGGGTTCTTGACCCCAAGTACAGAGGTCACGCCGTGTGGCTGGGCGGTTCCATCATGGGGTCGTTGTCAACCTTCAAATCGATCTGCGTCAACAGGCAACAGTACAAGGAGTATGGGCCGGAAATAATCCACCAAAAGTGCTTTTAAATCTAAACAACAGCTCTTTCACGAATTCCATTTGACCCGAACTATTTTTCTGGCTAAAacacaaagaagaaaaatgcaaaacagGCTAATTTCAAATCTAAGAATTGTTCAAAAGAGtgaagatatttgatattttgtcacAAATAGTAATTGCTGTAATAGATATTGGTATGGGGATATGATTGTCGAAAGAGGGAAAACGAGCTCGAGTCGCAAGAGGTCAACATACTAGAATGGAGGGAACAAGAGAGGTCTACGATTGAACAGGGTTAGTGGGAAACAAAACTActggtacgttgatgaaggttagacatccagggaaTAAGACACGCTAAATGACAGTTACACAAGCAAGTTTATTCTTGAGTAACCGTATTCTTGACGTAACTGTCATTCACTCATCAAGCAACTGTatgatacagtaactgtatgcttgagtaactgtcatttcgGCAAATCTACTGGTAGGTGAGAGGTTGGTGATATTTGGAGTATGCAGAAAGGAATCAGGGATATTACCTATCATCCATGCATATGACTTACTCGAAAGGTTTGACCTCTTGGACTATAAGACCGTAACGGTGAcattatctaacgttatatgcacTTAAGTTTTCGTTACAAGTCACGGTGTTTATATCATTTTCCATCATGGGTGCTTATGCATGCTTAAGTCGCACAAGATATTGATTTTCAGTACCGTAATGTTTTCACAAAGT
Proteins encoded in this region:
- the LOC136443978 gene encoding actin, muscle-like, producing the protein MDEGLPEAVVTCAKRCDVDIRDTFYKNVVLTGGGSQFPGMAARMQSELEAITPSNTKIRVLDPKYRGHAVWLGGSIMGSLSTFKSICVNRQQYKEYGPEIIHQKCF